A single window of Enoplosus armatus isolate fEnoArm2 chromosome 22, fEnoArm2.hap1, whole genome shotgun sequence DNA harbors:
- the cpsf6 gene encoding cleavage and polyadenylation specificity factor subunit 6 isoform X2: MADGVDHIDIYADVEEEFSQEADYPVHEQIDLYDDVISPSANNGDAPEDRDYLDTLPAPGGTEGGKSAQPNVVYTYTGKRIALYIGNLTWWTTDEDLTEAIRSIGITDVLEIKFFENRANGQSKGFALVCVGSEASSRKLMELLSKRDLHGQNPIVTPCNKQSLSQFEMQSRKSTQSGQMSGEGKAGPPGAGPRGGFPMGRGRGRFPGPPGPGGDRFPGPVGPGGPPPHFPGGLQGPPRPPPGPPGPPGPPGPPPPGQGLPPPLAGPPNRGDRPPPPVLFPGQFGQPPMGPLPPGPPPPGYGPPPGPPPPQQGPPPPGPFPPRPPGPIGPPMALAPPPHMPGPPPGGPPPAPHVNPAFFPPPGNNNMPPNDSRGPPGPNDPYGRPPPYERGDYGPGGREMEASRTPLSEAEFEEIMNRNRAISSSAISRAVSDASAADYGSAIETLVTAISLIKQSKVSADDRCKVLISSLQDCLHGIESKSYGSASRRERSRERDHSRSREKSRRHKSRSRDRHEDYYRERSRERDRHRERDRDRDREREREREYRHR; encoded by the exons atggcgGACGGTGTGGATCACATCGACATCTACGCCGACGTAGAGGAGGAATTTAGCCAG GAAGCTGACTACCCGGTTCACGAGCAAATCGATCTGTATGATGATGTAATATCCCCATCAGCCAACAATGGTGATGCTCCAGAAGACCGTGACTACCTGGACACACTGCCTGCACCAGGtggcacagagggagggaagagtgCCCAACCCAACGTGGTGTACACCTACACTGGCAAAAGGATTGCCCTGTACATAGGAAACCTCACATGG TGGACGACAGATGAGGACCTGACAGAAGCCATCCGGTCAATAGGCATCACAGATGTGCTGGAGATCAAGTTCTTTGAAAACAGAGCCAATGGCCAGTCAAAAGG CTTTGCGCTGGTGTGTGTGGGCTCAGAGGCATCATCCAGGAAGTTAATGGAGCTGCTGTCAAAGAGGGATCTCCATGGTCAGAATCCCATCGTCACGCCATGCAACAAGCAGTCCCTCAGCCAGTTTGAGATGCAGTCACGCAAAA GTACCCAGTCAGGCCAGATGTCTGGGGAAGGTAAAGCTGGTCCCCCTGGTGCTGGCCCCCGTGGAGGTTTCCCCATGGGTCGAGGCAGAGGCAGGTTCCCTGGACCACCCGGCCCCGGAGGAGACCGCTTCCCTGGTCCTGTTGGGCCTGGAGGGCCACCACCACACTTCCCTG GTGGGTTGCAGGGCCCTCCACGCCCCCCTCCTGGTCCACCTGGTCCCCCTGGCCCTCCAGGACCTCCACCTCCTGGCCAgggcctcccccctcccctcgccGGTCCTCCAAATCGTGGCGACAGGCCTCCTCCCCCTGTTCTCTTCCCTGGTCAGTTTGGCCAGCCTCCAATGGGACCCCTGCCCCCAGGCCCCCCTCCTCCAGGTTACGGCCCTCCCCCtggccccccaccccctcaacAGGGGCCGCCGCCCCCAGGACCCTTCCCTCCTCGACCCCCAGGCCCCATTGGGCCCCCCATGGCTTTGGCTCCACCTCCACACATGCCAGGACCCCCACCAGGTGGACCCCCACCAGCACCCCATGTCAACCCTGCCTTCTTCCCCCCACctggcaacaacaacatgcCCCCCAACGACAGCCGAGGCCCCCCTGGACCAAACGACCCATACGGACGCCCGCCACCATATGAGAGAGGAGACTACGGTCCTGGAGGCCG GGAAATGGAGGCGTCACGGACCCCTCTGAGCGAAGCAGAGTTTGAGGAGATCATGAACAGGAACAGAGCCATCTCCTCCAGCGCCATATCTAGAGCGGTGTCTGACGCCAGTGCAG CTGACTATGGCAGTGCTATAGAGACCTTGGTGACAGCCATCAGTCTGATTAAGCAGTCCAAAGTGTCAGCAGACGACCGCTGTAAGGTCCTCATCAGTTCCCTGCAGGACTGTCTCCACGGCATCGAGTCAAAAAGCTATGGATCTGCCTCCAG GCGAGAGCGTTCCCGGGAACGAGACCACAGCCGCTCCAGAGAAAAGAGCCGGCGCCACAAGTCCCGCAGTCGCGACCGGCATGAGGACTATTACCGAGAACGCAGCCGGGAGCGGGACCGCCATCGTGAGAGGGACCGGGAccgagacagggagagagagagggaaagggagtaCCGACACCGCTAG
- the yeats4 gene encoding YEATS domain-containing protein 4 isoform X1, which produces MFKKMTEFGPDSGGRVKGVTIVKPIVFGNVARYFGKKREEDGHTHQWSVYVKPYRNEDMSAYVKKIQFKLHESYGNPLRVVTKPPYEITETGWGEFEIIIKIFFIDPNERPVTLYHLLKLFQSDSSAMPKKTVVSEFYDEMIFQDPSAMMQQLLTTSRQLTLGAYKHETEFGELEQRTKEKMEAAKKRTSLEITELKDKLKASRENINHLKAEIRKLEEDGDHKEH; this is translated from the exons ATGTTCAAAAAGATGACTGAATTTGGTCCAGATTCCGGGGGGCGAGTTAAG GGAGTAACCATTGTGAAGCCTATCGTGTTTGGGAACGTTGCCCGCTACtttgggaaaaagagagaggaggatggacaCACGCATCAGTGGTCTGTGTATGTGAAGCCTTACAGAAACGAG GACATGTCCGCTTATGTGAAGAAGATCCAGTTCAAGCTACATGAGAGCTATGGTAACCCACTGAGAG TGGTGACTAAGCCTCCATATGAGATTACAGAGACGGGCTGGGGGGAGTTTGAGATCATCATCAAGATTTTCTTCATTGACCCCAACGAGAGACCT gtgacTCTGTACCATCTGTTGAAGCTGTTCCAGTCAGACTCCAGTGCCATGCCTAAGAAGACAGTCGTTTCTGAATTCTATGATGAAATG ATCTTCCAGGATCCTTCAGCCATGATGCAGCAGCTACTGACTACATCAAGACAGCTCACCCTGGGAGCATACAAGCATGAGACAGAGT TCGGTGAGCTGGAGCAGAGGACCAAGGAGAAAATGGAAGCGGCAAAGAAGAGGACCAGCCTGGAGATCACAGAGCTGAAAGACAAACTAAAAGCCAGCAGAGAGAACATCAACCACCTGAAGGCAGAGATcaggaagctggaggaggacggagacCACAAGGAGcactga
- the cpsf6 gene encoding cleavage and polyadenylation specificity factor subunit 6 isoform X1: MADGVDHIDIYADVEEEFSQEADYPVHEQIDLYDDVISPSANNGDAPEDRDYLDTLPAPGGTEGGKSAQPNVVYTYTGKRIALYIGNLTWWTTDEDLTEAIRSIGITDVLEIKFFENRANGQSKGFALVCVGSEASSRKLMELLSKRDLHGQNPIVTPCNKQSLSQFEMQSRKSTQSGQMSGEGKAGPPGAGPRGGFPMGRGRGRFPGPPGPGGDRFPGPVGPGGPPPHFPGSGMRPDLIRHQDGPLMDMSFNPFPPGGRNGSWRGRGGLQGPPRPPPGPPGPPGPPGPPPPGQGLPPPLAGPPNRGDRPPPPVLFPGQFGQPPMGPLPPGPPPPGYGPPPGPPPPQQGPPPPGPFPPRPPGPIGPPMALAPPPHMPGPPPGGPPPAPHVNPAFFPPPGNNNMPPNDSRGPPGPNDPYGRPPPYERGDYGPGGREMEASRTPLSEAEFEEIMNRNRAISSSAISRAVSDASAADYGSAIETLVTAISLIKQSKVSADDRCKVLISSLQDCLHGIESKSYGSASRRERSRERDHSRSREKSRRHKSRSRDRHEDYYRERSRERDRHRERDRDRDREREREREYRHR; the protein is encoded by the exons atggcgGACGGTGTGGATCACATCGACATCTACGCCGACGTAGAGGAGGAATTTAGCCAG GAAGCTGACTACCCGGTTCACGAGCAAATCGATCTGTATGATGATGTAATATCCCCATCAGCCAACAATGGTGATGCTCCAGAAGACCGTGACTACCTGGACACACTGCCTGCACCAGGtggcacagagggagggaagagtgCCCAACCCAACGTGGTGTACACCTACACTGGCAAAAGGATTGCCCTGTACATAGGAAACCTCACATGG TGGACGACAGATGAGGACCTGACAGAAGCCATCCGGTCAATAGGCATCACAGATGTGCTGGAGATCAAGTTCTTTGAAAACAGAGCCAATGGCCAGTCAAAAGG CTTTGCGCTGGTGTGTGTGGGCTCAGAGGCATCATCCAGGAAGTTAATGGAGCTGCTGTCAAAGAGGGATCTCCATGGTCAGAATCCCATCGTCACGCCATGCAACAAGCAGTCCCTCAGCCAGTTTGAGATGCAGTCACGCAAAA GTACCCAGTCAGGCCAGATGTCTGGGGAAGGTAAAGCTGGTCCCCCTGGTGCTGGCCCCCGTGGAGGTTTCCCCATGGGTCGAGGCAGAGGCAGGTTCCCTGGACCACCCGGCCCCGGAGGAGACCGCTTCCCTGGTCCTGTTGGGCCTGGAGGGCCACCACCACACTTCCCTG GCTCGGGGATGAGACCAGATCTGATTAGGCACCAAGATGGCCCTCTGATGGATATGAGTTTCAATCCCTTCCCGCCGGGGGGCAGGAACGGGAGCTGGCGTGGCAGAG GTGGGTTGCAGGGCCCTCCACGCCCCCCTCCTGGTCCACCTGGTCCCCCTGGCCCTCCAGGACCTCCACCTCCTGGCCAgggcctcccccctcccctcgccGGTCCTCCAAATCGTGGCGACAGGCCTCCTCCCCCTGTTCTCTTCCCTGGTCAGTTTGGCCAGCCTCCAATGGGACCCCTGCCCCCAGGCCCCCCTCCTCCAGGTTACGGCCCTCCCCCtggccccccaccccctcaacAGGGGCCGCCGCCCCCAGGACCCTTCCCTCCTCGACCCCCAGGCCCCATTGGGCCCCCCATGGCTTTGGCTCCACCTCCACACATGCCAGGACCCCCACCAGGTGGACCCCCACCAGCACCCCATGTCAACCCTGCCTTCTTCCCCCCACctggcaacaacaacatgcCCCCCAACGACAGCCGAGGCCCCCCTGGACCAAACGACCCATACGGACGCCCGCCACCATATGAGAGAGGAGACTACGGTCCTGGAGGCCG GGAAATGGAGGCGTCACGGACCCCTCTGAGCGAAGCAGAGTTTGAGGAGATCATGAACAGGAACAGAGCCATCTCCTCCAGCGCCATATCTAGAGCGGTGTCTGACGCCAGTGCAG CTGACTATGGCAGTGCTATAGAGACCTTGGTGACAGCCATCAGTCTGATTAAGCAGTCCAAAGTGTCAGCAGACGACCGCTGTAAGGTCCTCATCAGTTCCCTGCAGGACTGTCTCCACGGCATCGAGTCAAAAAGCTATGGATCTGCCTCCAG GCGAGAGCGTTCCCGGGAACGAGACCACAGCCGCTCCAGAGAAAAGAGCCGGCGCCACAAGTCCCGCAGTCGCGACCGGCATGAGGACTATTACCGAGAACGCAGCCGGGAGCGGGACCGCCATCGTGAGAGGGACCGGGAccgagacagggagagagagagggaaagggagtaCCGACACCGCTAG
- the yeats4 gene encoding YEATS domain-containing protein 4 isoform X2, with protein MFKKMTEFGPDSGGRVKGVTIVKPIVFGNVARYFGKKREEDGHTHQWSVYVKPYRNEVTLYHLLKLFQSDSSAMPKKTVVSEFYDEMIFQDPSAMMQQLLTTSRQLTLGAYKHETEFGELEQRTKEKMEAAKKRTSLEITELKDKLKASRENINHLKAEIRKLEEDGDHKEH; from the exons ATGTTCAAAAAGATGACTGAATTTGGTCCAGATTCCGGGGGGCGAGTTAAG GGAGTAACCATTGTGAAGCCTATCGTGTTTGGGAACGTTGCCCGCTACtttgggaaaaagagagaggaggatggacaCACGCATCAGTGGTCTGTGTATGTGAAGCCTTACAGAAACGAG gtgacTCTGTACCATCTGTTGAAGCTGTTCCAGTCAGACTCCAGTGCCATGCCTAAGAAGACAGTCGTTTCTGAATTCTATGATGAAATG ATCTTCCAGGATCCTTCAGCCATGATGCAGCAGCTACTGACTACATCAAGACAGCTCACCCTGGGAGCATACAAGCATGAGACAGAGT TCGGTGAGCTGGAGCAGAGGACCAAGGAGAAAATGGAAGCGGCAAAGAAGAGGACCAGCCTGGAGATCACAGAGCTGAAAGACAAACTAAAAGCCAGCAGAGAGAACATCAACCACCTGAAGGCAGAGATcaggaagctggaggaggacggagacCACAAGGAGcactga